From one Lycium ferocissimum isolate CSIRO_LF1 chromosome 7, AGI_CSIRO_Lferr_CH_V1, whole genome shotgun sequence genomic stretch:
- the LOC132062946 gene encoding putative calcium-binding protein CML19, which translates to MESVSVPSAENKSVFSRLRNRFTLDKATSQKKDEGLTTTTTTTITTTTGPRLSVSSSSSNNSELERVFTYFDEDGDGKVSPAELRRCMKAVGGELTAEEAEMAVRLSDSDGDGLLGLEDFTKLMEEERNKESELIGAFEMYEMEGSGGYITPKSLKRMLSRLGESTSIDKCKAMIRRFDLNGDGVLSFDEFKTMMTT; encoded by the coding sequence ATGGAGTCTGTTTCTGTACCTAGTGCCGAAAACAAATCCGTTTTCTCAAGATTACGGAATAGGTTTACGCTAGATAAGGCGACTTCTCAGAAGAAAGACGAGGgcctaacaacaacaacgacaacgacaattactactactactggTCCTCGTCTTTCAGtaagtagtagtagtagtaataatagtGAATTAGAGAGGGTATTTACGTACTTTGACGAGGATGGAGATGGAAAGGTGTCACCAGCGGAGCTAAGGAGGTGCATGAAGGCGGTAGGAGGTGAGCTGACGGCGGAGGAGGCTGAGATGGCGGTGAGGCTATCGGATTCTGACGGGGATGGGTTGTTAGGATTGGAGGATTTTACAAAGCTAATGGAAGAAGAGAGGAACAAGGAGAGTGAATTGATTGGAGCATTtgaaatgtatgaaatggaagggAGTGGAGGCTACATTACTCCTAAGAGCTTGAAGAGGATGTTGAGTCGACTTGGTGAGTCAACTTCCATTGATAAATGCAAAGCTATGATTAGGAGATTTGATCTCAatggagatggagttcttagcTTTGATGAGTTCAAAACTATGATGACAACTTAG
- the LOC132062947 gene encoding putative calcium-binding protein CML19: protein MCMASVSVSTAEKKSFFSRLRNMFNLRRKEEKNKMMITTTTTATTSDHRLSISSSGSNNGELERIFTYFDEDGDGKVSPAELRRCMKAVGGELTAEEAEMAVRLSDSDGDGLLGLEDFTKLMEEERNKESELIGAFEMYEMEGSGGYITPKSLKRMLSRLGESTSIDKCKAMIRRFDINGDGVLSFDEFKTMMTT, encoded by the coding sequence ATGTGTATGGCATCAGTTTCTGTTTCCACGGctgaaaaaaaatcttttttctcAAGATTACGCAATATGTTCAATCtcagaagaaaagaagagaagaataagatgatgataacaacaacaacaactgcTACTACTAGTGATCATCGTCTTTCGATCAGTAGTAGTGGTAGTAATAATGGCGAGTTAGAGAGGATATTTACATACTTTGACGAGGATGGAGATGGAAAGGTATCACCAGCAGAGCTAAGGAGGTGCATGAAGGCGGTAGGAGGAGAACTGACGGCAGAGGAGGCGGAGATGGCGGTGAGGCTATCGGATTCTGACGGGGATGGGTTGTTAGGGTTGGAGGATTTTACAAAGCTAATGGAAGAAGAGAGGAATAAGGAGAGTGAATTGATTGGAGCATTtgaaatgtatgaaatggaagggAGTGGAGGCTACATTACTCCTAAGAGCTTGAAGAGGATGTTGAGTCGACTTGGTGAGTCAACTTCCATTGATAAATGCAAAGCTATGATTAGGAGATTTGATATCAatggagatggagttcttagcTTTGATGAGTTCAAAACTATGATGACAACTTAG